GCGACCGCATCCTCGGCAAGCCCGACGACGCGGCGCATGCGTCCGACATCCTCGCCAGCCTGTCCGGTCGCGAACACCGCGTGCTGACGGCCGTCGCCGTCGGCACCCCGGACGGCCGCGTGCTGAGCGCCGTGAGCGTGTCGCTGGTGCGTTTCGCCGAGATCGGCGACCGGCGCCTGCGCGCCTACGTGGCCTCGGGTGAACCCATGGGCAAGGCCGGCGCTTACGCGATACAAAGTCAGGCGGCCGCCTGGATCGAACACATCGCCGGCAGTTATTCGGGCATCATGGGCCTGCCGTTGTTTGAAACGGCGGAGCTGTTGCGGGAGGCCGGTTTCCCCGTCTGACCACGGACGGGAAAGCGGAGCAGCA
This genomic stretch from Mitsuaria sp. 7 harbors:
- a CDS encoding nucleoside triphosphate pyrophosphatase, which codes for MSADFLYLASQSPRRRQLLEQIGVRHELLLPGADEDAEALEAVIAGESPDDYVRRVTVAKLDAALQRRERRGLPPAPVLCADTTVALGDRILGKPDDAAHASDILASLSGREHRVLTAVAVGTPDGRVLSAVSVSLVRFAEIGDRRLRAYVASGEPMGKAGAYAIQSQAAAWIEHIAGSYSGIMGLPLFETAELLREAGFPV